AAAGTgaatttaattgtttgtgtgtatgtaggaGGCATGCAGGCCTTGGGGCTTCACCTGACAGACCCCAGCCAGCGTCTGGTCCAGAACTGCCTCTGGACTCTGAGGAATCTTTCAGATGCTGCCACTAAACAGgtacaacacacactctctcagtAGTTACAAATATCTCTTATGTATGGCTACTACATTTGGAATGTATGTACAGAATGACTACATCCATACTAGACCCTTCTTCTCACTTATAGAATCCCATTaagtattaaaacaaaacaaaaaaaaaaaatatatatatatatatatatatatatatatatatatatatatatatatatatatatatatatatatttttttttttatagtatgttCTAGCATTTATCTACCCTCATTTGATTTCACTTGGGCCTTCCAACCTGTCCTCTGCTCGCTCTAGGAGGGAATGGAGGGTCTCCTGGGGACCCTGGTCCAACTGCTGGGCAGTGATGACATCAATGTAGTGACATGTGCTGCTGGTATCCTCTCCAACCTGACCTGCAACAACTATAGTAACAAACTCATGGTCTGCCAGGTATGTATTTTACCTTTGAACCTGAACTACGGAGTGTAGACTGGGTATACtagttttaaattgtttgtccgtggtctttattttgtaatgatGCAACAACATGTAGTCCACTGATTGATCTCATCATGTGTTAGGTTGGAGGCATTGAGGCTCTGGTACGAACCGTGCTCAGGGCTGGTGACAGAGAGGACATCACAGAGCCAGCTGTCTGTGCCCTGCGTCACTTGACCTCCCGCCACCAGGATGCTGAGATGGCCCAGAATGCTGTGCGCCTTCATTATGGCTTGCCTGTGGTGGTCAAACTACTGCACCCTCCGTCCCACTGGCCACTAATCAAGGTCATTAGCCCTCTCAGTTTCTCCGCAACTACACCTTTCCCAGAACATACTGTTGGATCAACTTTCTATATACAGACATTGATTACCAGAATTTAATTCTAACTAACTAAAATATCTTTAATTTTCCCCATATCTAGGCCACAGTTGGTTTGATCCGCAATCTGGCTCTTTGCCCAGCCAACCACAGTGCTCTGCGGGAGCAGGGAGCCATCCCCCGACTGGTTCAACTGCTTGTCAGGGCTCACCAGGACACCCAAAGGCGCACCAGCATGGGAGGCAACCAACAGCAGTTTGTGGTGTGTAACCAAGCCAAGAACCTCATGTTCTGTATTTGAACATCTtgatttttatgtttcattCGCCTTTTTTTCCCCACGCAAACACATACAGGAAGGTGTGCGTATGGAGGAAATTGTGGAAGGCTGCACAGGAGCTCTGCACATCCTGGCCCGGGACGTCCACAACAGAATTGTGATCAGAGGGCTCAACACCATTCCACTCTTTGTCCAGGTAAAATATAACCCCCAATCCTATTACAGcctaaatgtatttgttaaaaatgtttagtAATGACATGGTTAAATATAAAATCCAACTTTGATTCTCCTCTTTCCCTCACTTAATTTTTCCACTTCATGCATTTTGACTCTCCTGTCTTCATCAAACATcttatctttctctctgctaTTTACTGTATCCAGTTGCTGTATTCACCAGTGGAGAACATCCAGCGTGTGGCAGCAGGAGTGCTGTGTGAACTGGCTCAGGACAAAGAAGCTGCTGAGGCAATCGAAGCTGAAGGAGCCACTGCACCCCTCACTGAGCTGCTGCACTCCCGTAATGAGGGCGTTGGTAAGTATACCGGCTGTGCACACAGTTCTTCTGATTGAAAATGTACTTCCTTACTCAGTGTACCTGAATGGTGTTGCTGTGCATTGTCTCCTGTAGCAACCTATGCTGCAGCTGTCCTGTTCCGCATGTCTGAGGACAAGCCCCAGGACTACAAGAAACGTCTATCAGTGGAGCTGACCAGCTCTTTGTTCAGAACTGAGCCCATGGCCTGGAATGAGGTACACACATGCGCATATGTGcgcacacaaaaaaaggtttaaggTACAACATAGACAACATTTAGCATGTTTTGAGTATGTTGTGCCTTCCCACTCAAACAGTAACcacatgtaaaatatttctaCTCAGCATTGTCAGTATCTTatagtgtatactgtatgcaaTAATGAATTGGGGACTAAGACATCCACTCCTCTACATAGGCTGTCTTTAATTATTACCTTTTTGCCTTTTATAGACTGGAGACCTGGGACTGGATATGGGAGCTCAGGGAGACCCTCTGGCTTACAGGCAGGATGGTGAGAGCACAATAAAATCCTGAATCTGTTTCTTGCCTCTTTATTTCCTCATCCTTGGTCCATCCTGGTTTATGTAATTTGATCTTTAAAAGCATCTGCTTTTGTGGTTTCTATTGATAGAAAATATGTTAGAACTGAATTTTGAGTCAATGGAACAACTAGATAGAGGCTTTTGTCTTATCAGTTAAAAATTATTGAAGAGAGttcataaaaacatattttatagaATATGATGTAACTGAACTATGTCATTCTACCTCTTCCGTCTGGTATATTATGTTTTATCCAGCAGAGTGCcatgcatttgtttaaaataaaactatatatGTTCTTGTGTCTGTCATTGGAACATTTTGCACCGATTTgattaaagtttttatttggcCTTTCCAGATGTATCTTACCGGGCCTACCCAGCAGCCTACGGCCAAGACTCCCTTTTGGACCCCATGATGGAAGGTGCTGACTACCATGCAGACACTCTGCCCGACCTGGGCCACCACACTGATCCGTTGCCAGACCTCGGCCACACCCAAGACCTGATGGACAGCAACCAGCTGGCCTGGTTTGACACAGACCTGTAGGATTGGTAAGACCGACgtttacagaaaacattttgcaatttcaaagtaaaagcaataTTGATTATAAATAGCAACGCACTGATTGAATATTTTGTCCTGTGCTCTTTTGCAGTTGCATTCTGAACCTGCATTGGGATTGGCCTGTATTGTTTAAAGCAGCATTATGATTGGCCTGTAGAGTTGTTGAAGGTAATAAGAGGAATAAGAGGTCTTGGAAAGTGCCTgacacaagaaaacaaagaagatggttGCCATGGGAATGTTAAAGCAAgttgaaatggggggggggggagaaggggTTAAAGTATCAGATGTGGAATCATACAATGGAGGTCTTGGAGCAGGTTACCTATATGGATGAGTGCACATGAGTTGGATCTCAAAAGTTTGAAACACATATGTTTTAGCCTTGCCTGTATTCTTATCAGttatttgtttctatttttcttattctatttttttatttctttttgtattacTCATTCTCTGTTATGGTACTGACCCAGCTTGCCTTCGCACtagccattttcattttctcttcactgctaatcatttgtaatttaaaaaaaacaacaacaacgtatATTACATGTAGTGTTAAGTTATAGTGATATTATACAATGTTCCTTTGGTTTATGGCCGAATGTGTAGAACACTAATAATCAGTTGAATTGTACTCTGACTTAAAGTGTAAcattgtgtagtttttttataATCTCAAAAATGGAGAATTATGCATTCTTAATATGTGCTTGTTCAAGCATAAAATATGTCAGTGTCACAAATATTCTAAAGAGGGAGATGGGTGAAATTGAGGGTGGGTTGGGGATAAATCTAGAGACAAgtgtttttatatacagtatcacTGGTAGGTTAACAACTATTTTGTATGCTATCATTGGATGTCTGATAGAAAAGTCTTTAATGCTATCATTGGTGGTctaataaaacacagttttattttctatcaaGGGTAGCTAGGTTGATGAACCAGTTGTAGTCCTGCTGTGCTTATTTTGGAGACAAGGTTATGACAcggcaacaacaataaaatggcattttatttcatttagtcTCTGTCCTGCGTCATCTTTGCTTCTACGTGATGTAGTGATTGTTTGCTTTGATAGACAGGTCTATGTTTTCAAGCTTAACAATATAAGGGGGAAATAAATTGTCATGTGAGGTGATCTTATCTTTACttaagtttaatttataatccAACTTATCAAAATTGAATTGGTCTGTCTTAGTataaaaccaattttttttccatggtTGCCACTcatattaaattaaagttaacATCTGTCATACTGTATTGTGCAACCAAAAAGCATCCAATAAGTACAAAGTGCTTTTTGATTGTGCCAAGAGGATATCCTCTGCATTTTATGATATCAAAAGATGTAGGAGAGCAGTTTAGTGAGCGAAAAGAACCAGTCTGTTTTTCCGGGGGAAAAGTACAGTATACCTAATGGCAAACTCTATCTTGTCTTTATTTCAGCTGGTGCTAGTCAAGACAATGTCTCCAGCCATAGACGGTTGTGTACTGCTCTGGTTAAGTATGGACAACAGCATTGTTGTAAGTCAGGAGATGGGTTCAACGCTGTGGTGTCACTTTGGTCCACATTCCTGTTTTTGCACAGTTTATTTCAGCAACATTCAAACAGCATTTGAGATGAGCAACCGACTTGCATACGTTATTACATGTTttgtaacaaaatgtaaaaccaaatGAAGcttttggttgtttgttttcagtaCTATTATTAGTAATCATCAAGGGTAGTTTTACTTATCTTATACACAGTGTGTTACCTAGATGGTAGTTGGCACATCTCTAGTTTGGAAAAAGAGGCAGAATGTACTGTTGTGGATAGGTGGCAGCAGCTACATGTATTTCAGCCATTTAAGAAAAAGGCCCACCTTAACTCTAAAAAGGTTAAGAATTATCCTAATTAACTAACTGAACGAGACCGTGTTAGACCAGAAACTCCCATGTTCTGCAAGGTAAAATGGATGTTATtgtcaatggagtctggtttttttttaagaacatgCAGTAAATAACGGCTTCAGCTCCCACCATGTAAACTTAAACACGGCTGTTTGACAGCAAGGTTAAGCTGTTAAAGTATTCTAAATAAAGCGTACACTCACTGATATTGAGTACTATATGAACACTGGGTGACTTGTAATTTAGTCAATcaccatttatttatatagcgctttgcAACAACCAAAAGTCCTTTACAACAAATCTGTGGGGTAAAAAGGCAAATATGTTCCTCCAAAATGTCATGGAGTAGAAGCATAAAGTAGCAAAAGATCCACACAACataatgtttgttgtgtttcagtgaAATGATCCTGCTGTCACTCCACTGAATGACACTGGGGACCTCAGATAAGGTGAAAATAGCTGGAATGTTGCCAAAAGCTTTCCACTTAAAAGCATCATTGGTTACGTACATAGTATGTTACATAGTTGACTTTTGCTTATTATCCTTAATATAAAATCAACTTTTGTGTGGTGTTCAAACCTATTTAATCAGAACTACTTATAAAATGTTCATTTCGATTTTAACaactttttgtttcctttggcaatgactgttttttttgcatcactttttatcaagtgtttgtttacatgctaTGTTGTACACTActtactgaagaaaaaaaactacacaaaagattttttttttttacattttattgaaaagTGCTGCAAAAAGTCTGAATGTCAGGTACAAAACACGTTACAACCGGAAATGGAGAGCATCATGGGTAAATGCGGGTCCAGGGTAAGTGATGTAACTGCTGTGTGGGCTGGTGAAATAGGGAGCAGCACTGGCNNNNNNNNNNNNNNNNNNNNNNNNNNNNNNNNNNNNNNNNNNNNNNNNNNNNNNNNNNNNNNNNNNNNNNNNNNNNNNNNNNNNNNNNNNNNNNNNNNNNTGCACTGCAGGTTAATGAGGACCTTTTGATAAGTAGACGAGCCATTACTGCTTGAGGTGGAGCCAGTGATcacagaaaatgtgtatttccaTAACATTTATCAGCATGTCTATATGAATgttctaagacttttttcaccttagggaagtttttttttttttactccctaaaaattacaatttggtGTAATTTACTGATTTTCAAACATGTGTCACATCAAGGTGTTGATTTCTTTTGATTCAGTCCATTGCAGTGTCAGTCCGTTGGTGTTGAACTCACCCGGGTGGCTGCCAGTGGACATGGTGTGAAGGCCCTTTTCCAATTCTCTCATTCTAATACAGGTAGTTTTCTATACATTGTATAAATAGAACTTTACCACTCTATTCTATAGAGGagagtttgaaaagaaaatgtttaaatacttaAAGATTTCCTGAATAGAGCTGAAGGGCTGATAAGGTGGTTTAGAAGtgtgtttattaattaaaatgattgtgtTATGAAGATTCAAGATTATGAGGAGTGTAAAGAGACTCACATCACATATCACAGACAGACTACTGCAGTGCTTCTTGTGTACAGACAAATCAGCATGCCTTTTTGagaatttcttttcctttttgtaattAGTTTCAGACAGGTTAAGATGATTGGGGATACTGGCAAGatatgcattattttttttcaaatataagcTCTTACACAGTCTACTGTTGCCCttttagaaaaacaagaacacacaaagaTCAGTCAAAGCTAGTATTCTTTGactatgtttttcatttatcagGTAGTATTTCATCTTTCTCTAATATTGTGTACAGAGATGATTGAAAGAATACACAATGCATATTTAGTAGATTCAACTACTGTGCCCTTTCACAAACAAGTGAATCACTCTCACAGACAAAGGCTGTAATAGGCACTGGAATGTAACGGTTTAAATGGTGGAATACATCAAACACAATGGATTTGAGCGGGATGCAAATCTTTGGTCACATTCCAATGATTTACACCTCATCTAAGCTTCATTCACATTGAGTTCAACTGACTGAACAGACAACCGGAGTATTCCACTAACACTAAATGCTCACCTCTTTGTTATTAGATGAATAAATAGctcttaaaatgtcaaataatggAAGAATGAGAATCAAGCTGGGAGAGGATTTGATCTGTGGTGGTCTTGTTTTATTCCAGATTTTGGCTTCACTGCTGACTCCTTTGGATTTACACGAGAcatgttgtattgttttatacAAGGGAAATAATAAGGAACGTTCAGGAGCAGGACCACACCTCAAACAAACTTCAATCCTGTTCTACGTCTATAAACACCTTCCTGTTCTACACACCCGTTTGTTCTCGCTTTCCGTTCCTCACCCTCTGTCACgcttttctgtctctcctctatCATCTCTCATAGGTTCCTCCAGGGGCCACACAGC
The genomic region above belongs to Etheostoma cragini isolate CJK2018 chromosome 14, CSU_Ecrag_1.0, whole genome shotgun sequence and contains:
- the LOC117956330 gene encoding catenin beta-1-like, with product MATQSDLMELDMAMGDSKAAVTQWQQQSYLDSGIQSGVTTTAPSLSGKGNPDAEEDDPILYDWEFNQPFTPEPTDIEGYAMTRAQRVRAAMFPETLEEGIQIPPTQLDAAQPTAVQRLAEPSQMLKHAVVNLINYQDDAELATRAIPELTKLLNDEDQVVVNKAAVMVHQLSKKEASRHALMRSPQMVSAVVRAMQNTGDVETARCSAGTLHNLSHHREGLLAIFKSGGIPALVKMLGSPVDSVLFYAITTLHNLLLHQEGAKMAVRLAGGLQKMVALLSNTNVKFLAITTDCLQILAYGNQESKLIILASGGPQALVNIMRTFTYEKLLWTTSRVLKVLSVCSSNKPAIVEAGGMQALGLHLTDPSQRLVQNCLWTLRNLSDAATKQEGMEGLLGTLVQLLGSDDINVVTCAAGILSNLTCNNYSNKLMVCQVGGIEALVRTVLRAGDREDITEPAVCALRHLTSRHQDAEMAQNAVRLHYGLPVVVKLLHPPSHWPLIKATVGLIRNLALCPANHSALREQGAIPRLVQLLVRAHQDTQRRTSMGGNQQQFVEGVRMEEIVEGCTGALHILARDVHNRIVIRGLNTIPLFVQLLYSPVENIQRVAAGVLCELAQDKEAAEAIEAEGATAPLTELLHSRNEGVATYAAAVLFRMSEDKPQDYKKRLSVELTSSLFRTEPMAWNETGDLGLDMGAQGDPLAYRQDDVSYRAYPAAYGQDSLLDPMMEGADYHADTLPDLGHHTDPLPDLGHTQDLMDSNQLAWFDTDL